The following is a genomic window from Halobacterium sp. R2-5.
GAAGCGCTTTCAGCGCTCCTCGCTGGTCTCGTGAGCGATAGCGAACGAGACGTCGAAGAACGCGCTAGCGTTCTTCGGAATCGAGCACGCGAATCTGGTCGCCGCGGACCGTCACCGGAATCGGGACGGTCGCCTCGTACAGCTCGACGGTCACCTGGTCCTTGCTCTCGTCGATGCGCTGGACCTGGGCCTTCTCGCCCTTGAACGGGCCGGCGATGAGCTCGACGATGTCGCCCTCCGCGATGCCCTCGACGTCGGGCTTCGGGGAGAGGAAGTGCTCGACCTCGCTGATGCCGGACTCGCCGGGGACGAGGCTGCGCGCGTGCGGAATCTCGTCCATCACGCGCTCGATGATGGCGTGGTCGTCGGCTTCGACCATCACGTAGCTGGTGAGCGCGTCCGGCGCGAGCACCGCGTGAATCTCGTCGGCCTCGCGGTTCGCGATCATGCTGGCGACGGTCTGCTCCTGGCTCGCGGTCGTCTTGACGGCGTACACGCCCATTTTAGATCACCGAGGTGACGACTTCCATCAGCAGGAAGATGACGAAACCGAGCAGGCCGACCAGCAGGATGCCGGCGCCGGCGATCTTCGCAATCTGGGAGAACTCCTCCCACGACGGCGTGCTCGCCAGCCGGAGCACGCGCGTGTATGCGGAAAGCTCTAGGGGAACGTCCATACTCGCGTACACTCGGCGAGCGCTCTTTTATCTATTGATGCCGGGCCGCGCGAGCGGCCCCCTCCTTTATCGTTCTCTCGGGCGTATCTCTACGTACATGCCCGAAGAAGTCATCTTCGAGTCCGAGAGCGACCGGAGCCGCGAGGAGATCGCCGCCTATCTGCGCACCGTCGCGGACAACCTCGAATCCGGCGAGGGAATCACGCTGAAATCGGACGGCGACTCGTTGTCTCTCGACCCGCCGACGCACTCGACGTTCGAGGTGAAGGCCGAACGCGAAGGCCCCGAAGGCGGCCCGAAAGAGCTGAGCGTCGAGTTCGAACTGGAGTGGCCGGAGGACGGCGAAACTGAATCCGAGAGCGGCGAACTGGAAATCGAGTAGGGGAAGTGGTGAAGCCGCGGAAAGCCGTGCGGAGCGGAGCGCATCAGCGCGGCGAAGCCGGGCTGTTCACCGCCGGAGCGGGGCGGAGCCCCGCGGAGGCGGGTCTTTTTAGCGTAGCTTTTTGCGCCGAGCGGTGGGCGAGCGAAGCGAGCGCACCCGAGGCGGAAAAAGGTACTATTCCACGTAGTCGATGTCGTCGATTTCGGAGTCGCCGCCGTCGGGCTCCGGGGCGGGTTCGGGTTCGGGGTCGTCGCCGCGGCCGTAGATCTGGGGGGAGTCGACGCCGGTGACGACGACCATGGTGCGCATCTCGCCGTCGAGTTCCTCGTCGATGCTGGTGCCCCAGATGATGCGGGCGTCGGGGTCGATGCGGTCGTAGAGCTGCTCGACGACGCCTTCGGCCTCCTCGATGCTCATGTCGGGGCCGCCGGTGACGTTGACGAGCGCGGAGTTCGCCGAGGAGATGTCGACGTCGAGCAGCGGGGAGCGCAGCGCGCTCTTGACGGAGTCGGCGGCTTTGGCGTCGGAGTCGGCTTCGCCGAGGCCGATCATGGCGACGCCACCCTTCTCCATGACGGTGCGAACGTCGGCGAAGTCGAGGTTGACGAGGCCGGGCTTGGTGATGAGCTCCGTGATGCCCTTGACCGAGCGCATGAGAACTTCGTCGGAGACCTTGAAGGCCTCGCGGACGGGGAGCTTGCCGACGGAGTCGAGGAGGCGGTCGTTGGGGACGACGATGACGGTGTCGGCGACGTCGCGGAGGCGTTCGAGGCCGGCTTCGGCGTTGGTGCGGCGGACTTCGCCTTCCGCGGTGAACGGCGTGGTGACGATGGCGATGGTGAGCGCGCCGGCTTCGCGGGCGGCCTTCGCGACGACGGGCGCGGAGCCGGTGCCGGTACCGCCGCCGAGGCCGGCGGTGACGAACACCATGTCCGAGCCCTCGATGGAGTCCCGGATCTCGTCCTGGGATTCGAGGGCGGCTTCCTCGCCGACCTGTGGGAGCGAGCCGGCGCCGCGGCCCTGGGTCTTCTGCTGGCCCATGAGAATCTTGGTGTCGGCCTCGATGTCGACGAGGTGCTGGACGTCGGTGTTGGCGGCGACCAGCGACGCGCCGTGGATGCCCTCCTCGAACATGCGGTTGATGGTGTTCGACCCCGCGCCGCCGCAGCCGACGACGGTGATGCTCGTCTGGAGCTCCTGGAGCACGTCTTCGAGCTCGTCGTCGGTCATCTCCCCGGTGGGGACGCTGGCGGACGACCCCTCTGACGGGACGTCACCTGCTTCCGAGGCCGAGTCCTCGTCCTCGGCCTCGTCGATGGCGTCCTGCACAATCGAGTCCATTGTTGGGTAACGGGTAGCGTGTGAGGCTTAATTACCTTTCCCCTCCGCGTCGGACGGGCGGCAGACGCGCTCGCGCGTCCGCTCGCGGAACCCGACCGAAATGGTCGCGGTCTCGGTGCGGGTGACGTCGCCCGGTTCGACTTCGGCGCCGTCGACGGTCACCGGTTCCCCGGACGCGAGTTTGCCGAACTTCGGCCCTTCGGGGACGCCGAGGTCGCTGGCGGCCGCGGGGTCGAAGGCCTCCTGCGTGGCGGTGAGTGTGCCGTTCTCGCGGCCGACGTCGTAGTCGCGTTCGAGGACTCCCACGACGCGGTCGAGGAACGCGTCGTAGGCGGCGTCGTCGGCGAACGCGGCGGGGCCGGCGAGTCGGTTGCCGTTCTCCTCGGTGGCGTACGCGAGCGCCGTCTCGTGGGCGGCGTTCACGGCTGCCTCTGCGTCGGTCGCGTGGACGGCGTCGAGCAGGCCGGCGGGCAGGTCGACGACCGCGTAGCCGTCGTCGTACCCCGCGGCTCGCTCGCCGAACCGCAGGCCATCGTCGACCTGCCGGACGTCGCGTTCGAGACTGTCGACGAGGTCGAGGAGGACGCCGTCGCTCTCGCGGACCCACGTCTCGCTGACGACGCGGTAACCCAACTCGGCGACGACGCGCTCGACGGCAGGCTCGTCGCCGTCGACGACCGCGTGCTCGGCGCCGCTCGCGTCGAATATCCGCCGGACGACGTCTCGGTGGGCTTCGGGGTCGCCGAGGTCGTCGAGACACCAGTCGGCGGCGACGTGGCCGACGCCCCAGCCGGTCTCCTCGACGATGCGAGTGGGGCGGGGCGCGTAGTGCCCGCCGCCGAACGCGACGAGTGCGCGGTCAGAGCGGGCGCCGACGCCGCGCA
Proteins encoded in this region:
- a CDS encoding transcription elongation factor Spt5; this encodes MGVYAVKTTASQEQTVASMIANREADEIHAVLAPDALTSYVMVEADDHAIIERVMDEIPHARSLVPGESGISEVEHFLSPKPDVEGIAEGDIVELIAGPFKGEKAQVQRIDESKDQVTVELYEATVPIPVTVRGDQIRVLDSEER
- a CDS encoding protein translocase SEC61 complex subunit gamma produces the protein MDVPLELSAYTRVLRLASTPSWEEFSQIAKIAGAGILLVGLLGFVIFLLMEVVTSVI
- a CDS encoding amphi-Trp domain-containing protein, with amino-acid sequence MPEEVIFESESDRSREEIAAYLRTVADNLESGEGITLKSDGDSLSLDPPTHSTFEVKAEREGPEGGPKELSVEFELEWPEDGETESESGELEIE
- the ftsZ gene encoding cell division protein FtsZ, with protein sequence MDSIVQDAIDEAEDEDSASEAGDVPSEGSSASVPTGEMTDDELEDVLQELQTSITVVGCGGAGSNTINRMFEEGIHGASLVAANTDVQHLVDIEADTKILMGQQKTQGRGAGSLPQVGEEAALESQDEIRDSIEGSDMVFVTAGLGGGTGTGSAPVVAKAAREAGALTIAIVTTPFTAEGEVRRTNAEAGLERLRDVADTVIVVPNDRLLDSVGKLPVREAFKVSDEVLMRSVKGITELITKPGLVNLDFADVRTVMEKGGVAMIGLGEADSDAKAADSVKSALRSPLLDVDISSANSALVNVTGGPDMSIEEAEGVVEQLYDRIDPDARIIWGTSIDEELDGEMRTMVVVTGVDSPQIYGRGDDPEPEPAPEPDGGDSEIDDIDYVE
- a CDS encoding D-aminoacyl-tRNA deacylase, with the translated sequence MIGIVVSRADSASEHIGEHLLDLGDFEEVGGGVYRADGFELREFDELHIDIEDPAAAFDDPDYVVVVSRHAGDTGALLTAHHTGNFGDAEYGGEDRSLAETCPNAHRDVVAALREHAPEGYDVGMECTHHGPTEVSAPSMFVELGSGDEQWDDPEGARAVAEAVLDLRGVGARSDRALVAFGGGHYAPRPTRIVEETGWGVGHVAADWCLDDLGDPEAHRDVVRRIFDASGAEHAVVDGDEPAVERVVAELGYRVVSETWVRESDGVLLDLVDSLERDVRQVDDGLRFGERAAGYDDGYAVVDLPAGLLDAVHATDAEAAVNAAHETALAYATEENGNRLAGPAAFADDAAYDAFLDRVVGVLERDYDVGRENGTLTATQEAFDPAAASDLGVPEGPKFGKLASGEPVTVDGAEVEPGDVTRTETATISVGFRERTRERVCRPSDAEGKGN